The following are encoded in a window of Mycobacteroides chelonae CCUG 47445 genomic DNA:
- a CDS encoding 2Fe-2S iron-sulfur cluster-binding protein yields MTAEAIRVASSDATGNTVLEVEIYGSTHILDWPPGKKLLDVLLDAGIDAPYVCRESACATCMCSVQSGKTRMLMNESLIDSEVAEGFTLACQTLPESDRVHIFFDA; encoded by the coding sequence GTGACAGCCGAAGCCATCCGAGTCGCTAGTAGCGATGCCACCGGGAACACCGTCCTGGAGGTCGAAATCTACGGCAGCACACACATTCTGGACTGGCCACCGGGTAAGAAGCTGCTCGACGTGTTGTTGGATGCGGGCATCGACGCGCCGTACGTGTGTCGCGAATCCGCCTGCGCCACCTGCATGTGTTCGGTGCAATCGGGCAAGACGCGGATGCTGATGAACGAGTCTCTCATCGACAGCGAGGTGGCCGAGGGGTTCACGCTGGCGTGCCAGACGCTCCCGGAATCCGATCGGGTACACATCTTTTTCGATGCGTGA
- a CDS encoding alpha/beta hydrolase gives MRARLTGAMAVAVILAGCAPGPSAGPHFAMDEGHGNVGPATTAPPDGPPSIDKPKVDLSWQDCTREVLGSANITTSPTFTLECAEYKAPLDPINGAPGSVTLGAVRAKTSQTPADAGPLVFTTGSDLPSSVQLATWLNGPGAQVLKQRPVVAVDRRGIGRSDAITCRDTWDLRDMRDLAQNRGGDDPVASLGKIVETATTNCTDTISPGDSAYNDAHAAEDLEALRAQWDVPNLALLGIGSGARVALAYAGSHPNKVARLMLDSPVAADITAEAAAEQRLKGQQSAFDAFAAQCVANNCPLGPDPAGAVGDLLNRAQNGGLPWSRATVVRAITTALAYPVGDGTAVVQNLANALNAARGPDSGALTPLVDRANALRDSDGQFVNSCSDSLARPTPDRVRELVVAWGKQYPLFGRTSALELVNCLQWPSGSKPNPPQDLKINVLILGGQHDPISGSEGVSATAAVIINAKAASKRVMWQGIGHGAIVYTGCAQPPALAYLNDGKLPETDTFCPA, from the coding sequence ATGCGTGCACGGCTGACGGGGGCGATGGCGGTTGCCGTGATACTGGCTGGGTGTGCTCCCGGCCCCTCGGCGGGACCGCATTTCGCCATGGACGAGGGCCACGGAAATGTCGGCCCCGCCACCACAGCGCCGCCGGACGGCCCGCCGTCCATCGACAAGCCGAAGGTCGACCTGTCCTGGCAGGACTGCACCCGTGAGGTGCTCGGCAGCGCCAACATCACCACGTCGCCGACATTCACGCTCGAATGCGCCGAGTACAAGGCCCCGCTGGATCCGATCAACGGCGCACCGGGCAGCGTGACCCTGGGCGCGGTGCGTGCCAAGACCTCGCAGACACCTGCCGACGCGGGCCCCCTGGTGTTCACCACCGGCTCGGATCTCCCCTCCTCGGTGCAGCTGGCGACATGGCTCAATGGCCCCGGTGCACAGGTGCTCAAGCAACGTCCCGTCGTCGCGGTCGATCGCCGCGGTATCGGACGATCCGACGCCATCACATGCCGTGACACCTGGGATCTGCGGGATATGCGGGACTTGGCGCAAAACCGTGGCGGAGACGATCCGGTAGCGAGTCTGGGCAAGATCGTCGAGACGGCGACCACCAACTGCACCGACACCATCTCCCCCGGCGACTCCGCCTACAACGACGCGCACGCCGCAGAAGACCTGGAGGCGCTCCGCGCCCAATGGGATGTGCCCAACCTGGCGCTCCTCGGCATCGGCAGCGGTGCCCGAGTCGCACTGGCGTACGCGGGATCCCATCCCAACAAGGTCGCCCGGCTGATGCTCGACTCGCCGGTGGCCGCCGACATCACCGCCGAGGCCGCCGCCGAGCAGCGACTCAAGGGCCAGCAATCGGCATTCGACGCATTCGCGGCCCAGTGTGTGGCGAACAACTGCCCACTGGGACCCGATCCCGCGGGTGCCGTCGGCGACCTGCTGAACCGCGCTCAGAACGGCGGACTGCCGTGGTCGCGGGCGACGGTTGTCAGGGCGATCACCACCGCGTTGGCATATCCGGTCGGCGACGGCACCGCCGTCGTGCAGAACCTCGCGAATGCGCTGAACGCAGCGCGCGGCCCCGATAGCGGCGCGCTCACCCCGCTGGTGGACCGGGCCAACGCGCTGCGCGATTCCGACGGGCAGTTCGTGAACTCGTGCAGTGACTCGCTGGCACGGCCCACCCCCGACCGGGTACGCGAGCTGGTGGTGGCCTGGGGCAAGCAGTACCCGCTGTTCGGGCGCACGTCCGCCCTCGAACTGGTGAACTGCCTGCAATGGCCCAGCGGATCCAAGCCGAACCCTCCGCAGGACCTGAAGATCAACGTGCTCATCCTGGGCGGGCAACACGACCCGATCTCCGGCAGCGAGGGCGTCTCGGCGACCGCCGCGGTGATCATCAACGCCAAGGCGGCCAGCAAGCGCGTCATGTGGCAGGGCATCGGCCACGGCGCGATTGTCTACACCGGATGCGCACAGCCGCCCGCCCTGGCATATCTCAACGACGGAAAGCTCCCCGAGACCGACACGTTCTGCCCGGCCTAG
- a CDS encoding GNAT family N-acetyltransferase yields MPIQVSTATAADSAEVAAVAARTFPLACPPSSTPEDIAAFIAANLSTSNFDEYIREHRVLAARENDVIVGYAMLVDGVAEDPDVQRAVTLRPAMQLSKMYVLPEFHQAGVAGALMDAALTEAAARGATGVWLGVNQENERAQRFYAKHGFNRSGTKTFQVGERLEKDYVMQRVIENSVAAPR; encoded by the coding sequence ATGCCGATTCAGGTCAGCACCGCGACGGCTGCCGACAGCGCTGAAGTCGCGGCCGTCGCCGCCCGCACCTTCCCGCTCGCCTGTCCCCCCTCCTCGACCCCGGAGGACATCGCGGCATTCATCGCGGCCAATCTCAGCACGAGCAACTTCGACGAGTACATCCGAGAACATCGGGTACTGGCAGCACGCGAGAACGACGTCATCGTCGGGTACGCGATGCTCGTGGACGGCGTCGCCGAGGATCCCGACGTGCAGCGGGCCGTCACCCTGCGGCCCGCGATGCAGCTCTCCAAGATGTATGTGCTGCCCGAATTCCATCAGGCCGGTGTGGCGGGCGCGCTGATGGACGCGGCACTTACCGAAGCCGCCGCGCGCGGCGCGACGGGAGTCTGGCTGGGCGTCAACCAGGAAAATGAACGCGCGCAGCGCTTTTACGCCAAACACGGCTTCAACCGCAGCGGTACCAAAACATTCCAGGTGGGTGAGCGTCTGGAGAAGGACTACGTGATGCAGCGGGTCATAGAGAACTCGGTAGCGGCGCCGCGCTGA
- the zapE gene encoding cell division protein ZapE — protein MTDPQSGAALTLQHLADRHPTVSNERLIAQLVPPPTFTSVSFDSYRPDPNEPTQAAAVESCRAFAQEATTRRAGKKKLFGKREVLPGVGIYLDGGFGVGKTHLLASIYHTVPGPKAFASFGELTQVAGVFGFLECIELLSDYTVVCIDEFELDDPGNTTLVSRLLSELVARGVSIAATSNTLPEQLGEGRFAAQDFLREINTLSAIFNTVRVEGPDYRHRDLPPAPEPHTDDELRELAASIDGATFDQFDDLCRHLASMHPSRYLTLIEGVTAVFIAGVEQVHDQAVALRIVALTDRLYDAGIPVEASGAKLDTIFDDEMVAGGFRKKYLRATSRLLALSAAPLPSSL, from the coding sequence GTGACTGATCCGCAATCCGGTGCCGCATTGACCCTCCAGCACCTTGCTGACCGGCACCCCACCGTCTCCAACGAGCGGCTGATTGCCCAGCTGGTGCCGCCTCCGACGTTCACTTCGGTGAGTTTCGACTCGTACCGGCCCGACCCCAACGAGCCGACGCAGGCCGCAGCGGTGGAATCGTGCCGCGCTTTCGCCCAGGAGGCGACGACCCGCCGTGCGGGTAAGAAGAAGCTGTTCGGCAAGCGCGAGGTGCTGCCCGGGGTCGGGATCTATCTCGACGGCGGGTTCGGTGTCGGTAAGACGCACCTCTTGGCGTCCATCTATCACACCGTTCCCGGCCCCAAGGCGTTTGCGAGCTTCGGGGAATTGACACAGGTAGCGGGCGTTTTCGGCTTCCTGGAGTGCATCGAGCTGCTGTCGGACTACACGGTGGTGTGCATCGATGAGTTCGAGCTGGATGACCCGGGCAACACCACGCTGGTGTCGCGGCTGCTCTCGGAGCTGGTGGCGCGCGGCGTGTCGATCGCCGCGACCTCCAACACGCTGCCCGAGCAGCTCGGTGAGGGTCGGTTCGCGGCACAGGACTTCCTGCGTGAGATCAACACGCTGTCGGCGATCTTCAACACGGTGCGGGTCGAGGGGCCCGATTACCGGCACCGCGACCTACCGCCGGCTCCCGAGCCCCACACCGATGACGAGCTTCGTGAGCTGGCGGCATCCATCGACGGTGCCACTTTCGACCAGTTCGACGATCTGTGCCGGCACCTGGCGAGCATGCATCCGTCGCGGTATCTGACGCTGATCGAAGGGGTGACAGCGGTGTTCATCGCGGGCGTGGAGCAGGTGCACGATCAGGCGGTGGCGCTACGGATCGTCGCCCTGACGGACCGTCTGTACGACGCGGGCATTCCGGTCGAGGCCTCGGGGGCGAAGCTGGACACGATCTTCGATGACGAGATGGTGGCCGGCGGTTTCCGCAAGAAGTACCTGCGTGCCACCTCGCGGCTATTGGCGCTCAGCGCGGCGCCGCTACCGAGTTCTCTATGA
- a CDS encoding metal-dependent hydrolase: MAVVEQGRRGVAARELPKVRRMNFRFGDPAPMKKHYVEGDIVFSHLVSLLSGAFPPGEESFIRSVRNYADQITDPVLKKRVAGFIGQEAMHGREHRKLNEQIIDMGYPLVRIMNFEEGSRREKFLIALEKRAPKIAHLAMTAAAEHYTAVLAQRVLSSAELQEIPMSAEVHHLLNWHAMEEMEHKSVAFDVYRSVGGPESVRIGVMSLIWAGTLPLMTLAVLASILTDPSGWKPLAVLRQTIDVYRGPLVKGLMRDIAEYMRPGFHPDDVDTEELLEKWQGILFGSEGELNDRLPGRRAVGQ; the protein is encoded by the coding sequence ATGGCTGTTGTCGAGCAGGGCCGGCGAGGTGTCGCGGCGCGCGAGTTGCCCAAGGTGCGCCGGATGAACTTCCGGTTCGGTGATCCGGCCCCCATGAAGAAGCACTACGTCGAGGGCGACATCGTCTTCAGTCACTTGGTGTCGCTCCTTTCCGGCGCGTTTCCTCCCGGCGAGGAATCCTTCATCAGGTCCGTGCGTAACTACGCCGACCAGATCACCGACCCGGTGTTGAAGAAGCGGGTAGCGGGCTTCATCGGGCAGGAGGCCATGCACGGCCGCGAACATCGCAAGCTCAACGAGCAGATCATCGACATGGGCTACCCCTTGGTCCGGATCATGAATTTCGAGGAGGGCAGCCGACGCGAGAAGTTCCTCATCGCGCTGGAGAAACGTGCACCCAAGATCGCGCATCTGGCCATGACGGCGGCCGCCGAGCATTACACGGCGGTGCTTGCCCAGCGGGTGCTCTCCAGTGCTGAGCTGCAAGAGATTCCGATGTCCGCCGAGGTGCACCATCTGCTGAACTGGCATGCCATGGAGGAGATGGAGCACAAGTCCGTGGCCTTCGATGTCTATCGCTCGGTGGGTGGCCCGGAGTCAGTGCGCATTGGTGTGATGTCGCTGATTTGGGCGGGCACGCTGCCCTTGATGACGCTGGCCGTCCTGGCATCGATCCTCACCGATCCGAGCGGATGGAAGCCGCTGGCGGTGCTGCGGCAGACCATCGATGTGTACCGAGGCCCGCTGGTCAAGGGTTTGATGCGCGATATCGCTGAGTACATGCGGCCTGGATTTCATCCGGACGATGTGGACACCGAGGAGCTGCTCGAAAAGTGGCAGGGAATCCTTTTCGGTTCCGAGGGTGAGCTGAATGATCGACTGCCGGGCCGTCGCGCGGTGGGCCAGTGA
- a CDS encoding SDR family NAD(P)-dependent oxidoreductase, with protein MRVLVTGGTGFVGGWTAKAIADAGHQVRFLVRKEARLHTTVATLGVDVSDYTVGDITDRESVETALDGCDAVLHSAAMVSTDPTEADRMMAINLEGTQNVLGTAVDRGLDPIVHVSSITALFRPGLRTFEADLPAAGGSDGYGQSKARVELYVRELQASGAPVTITYPGMVLGPPAGDQFGEAAEGVRWALLMRSVPGRSAAWLVVDVRDLAALHAALLETGHGPRRYTAGGHRLEVDELVNLLTEAAGSTVLAVPVPDSVLRVAGTVMDQVGRYVPLGTPMTEAGMQYYTQMPASDDSPSERELGITYRDPGETLADTIIALRGQKATSKLFGLWPFSE; from the coding sequence ATGCGCGTATTGGTCACGGGCGGTACCGGATTCGTGGGCGGGTGGACGGCGAAGGCTATTGCCGATGCCGGGCATCAGGTCCGTTTTCTGGTGCGCAAGGAAGCCCGGTTGCACACCACGGTGGCGACGCTGGGGGTCGATGTATCCGACTACACCGTCGGCGACATCACCGACCGGGAGTCGGTCGAGACCGCGCTCGACGGGTGCGATGCGGTGCTGCACAGCGCGGCCATGGTCAGCACCGATCCCACCGAAGCCGACCGGATGATGGCCATCAATCTGGAGGGCACCCAGAACGTTCTTGGCACGGCTGTTGATCGTGGTCTGGACCCGATAGTGCACGTTTCGAGCATCACTGCGTTGTTCCGGCCGGGTCTGCGGACGTTCGAGGCCGACCTGCCCGCCGCGGGAGGCAGCGACGGATACGGGCAGTCCAAGGCGCGGGTCGAGCTGTACGTGCGCGAGCTGCAGGCCTCTGGCGCACCGGTGACCATCACCTACCCGGGCATGGTGCTCGGACCTCCCGCCGGGGATCAGTTCGGTGAGGCGGCCGAGGGCGTGCGCTGGGCACTGTTGATGAGGTCGGTCCCGGGACGCAGTGCGGCGTGGTTGGTGGTCGACGTCCGAGATCTGGCCGCCTTGCATGCCGCTCTGCTGGAGACCGGGCACGGCCCGCGGCGCTACACCGCGGGGGGTCATCGGCTGGAGGTGGACGAGTTGGTGAATCTGTTGACCGAGGCGGCGGGCAGTACGGTGCTGGCCGTTCCGGTGCCTGACTCCGTGCTGCGCGTGGCGGGAACGGTGATGGATCAGGTCGGCCGATATGTGCCGCTGGGTACCCCGATGACCGAGGCAGGCATGCAGTACTACACACAGATGCCCGCGTCCGACGACTCGCCCAGTGAGCGCGAACTCGGGATAACCTACCGCGATCCGGGAGAAACTTTGGCAGACACCATCATTGCGTTGCGTGGACAGAAGGCGACCTCGAAGTTGTTTGGCTTATGGCCCTTCTCCGAATAG
- a CDS encoding SRPBCC family protein: protein MALLRIERTSALSVAEAFARITDWPRHSEHIPLTTVSVTSDPPARVGTTFVGRTGLGAIGFDDPMTVTRWEPPRSGSPGRCRLEKTGSLILGWAEIEVHAQGGGARVVWTEDVNVRGLPRVFDRLAKIGGQWMFGRAIDRLLR, encoded by the coding sequence ATGGCCCTTCTCCGAATAGAGCGCACCAGCGCGCTGTCCGTGGCTGAAGCGTTCGCGCGCATCACCGACTGGCCACGGCATAGCGAGCACATCCCGCTGACAACGGTGTCGGTGACCAGCGATCCGCCGGCGCGGGTCGGCACCACGTTCGTGGGGCGAACAGGGTTAGGGGCCATAGGTTTTGACGACCCGATGACAGTTACCCGATGGGAGCCGCCGCGCTCGGGGAGTCCCGGTCGTTGCCGATTGGAGAAGACGGGGAGCCTGATCCTGGGGTGGGCCGAGATCGAGGTGCATGCCCAGGGCGGCGGTGCACGTGTGGTTTGGACCGAGGATGTGAATGTTCGAGGTCTGCCCCGGGTCTTCGACCGATTGGCGAAGATAGGCGGGCAGTGGATGTTCGGCCGCGCGATCGACCGATTGCTGCGCTAG
- a CDS encoding ABC1 kinase family protein, producing MTDGIPLARITRGRALGKLAAGQAVRTASNRISMIGRSEKARALLAERSTLQAADQLVTVLGSLKGSAMKLGQLLSMLEVDMVPEAHRERFRQKLARLRDQAPREPFTVMLPIIESNLGKLNKSFRDFDETPVAAASIGQVYRAVLHDGREVAVKVKYPGVDDAVRADMQNLALFTKFWRKAVPTLSNSAFMEEISMNLESELDYLREARTQHEIAERYRGHPFIVIPDCVSEMCTSQVLVTEFLDGQSFPVMQTLPEDERNRIGELIFRFYIGSLFQDNDFCGDPHPGNILRSADGTIGFVDFGLYNRMNPEHVDFERHIMRAATEGRAEDMYEAMVSRGIIDPHADVSPQDCLEYCHAASGWNLVDEEMTITPEIASSAMILAVDPRSSEFSGMRRQNLPPEHIFSRRADFYTFGVLGQLNVTGNWHRIAREWIYGEPPVTEIGTAIAKWRAAR from the coding sequence ATGACCGACGGGATCCCCCTGGCACGCATCACCCGCGGCCGTGCACTGGGCAAGCTGGCGGCCGGACAGGCGGTGCGTACCGCAAGCAATCGCATCTCCATGATCGGGCGATCCGAAAAGGCGCGCGCGCTACTCGCGGAACGATCCACCCTGCAGGCAGCCGATCAGCTCGTAACCGTGCTGGGCAGCCTCAAAGGTTCGGCGATGAAGCTCGGCCAGCTGCTTTCGATGCTGGAAGTGGACATGGTGCCTGAGGCTCATCGCGAACGCTTCCGGCAGAAATTGGCGCGACTGCGCGATCAGGCTCCACGCGAACCGTTCACGGTGATGCTGCCGATCATCGAGTCCAATCTGGGGAAGCTGAACAAGAGCTTCCGCGATTTCGACGAGACTCCGGTCGCCGCCGCCTCCATCGGCCAGGTATACCGAGCAGTCCTGCACGATGGCCGCGAGGTCGCGGTGAAGGTCAAGTACCCCGGCGTGGACGACGCGGTACGCGCGGACATGCAGAATCTGGCACTCTTTACCAAATTCTGGCGCAAAGCGGTACCGACGCTGTCGAATTCGGCCTTCATGGAAGAGATCTCCATGAATTTGGAAAGCGAACTCGATTACCTGCGGGAGGCACGCACGCAACACGAGATCGCCGAACGCTATCGCGGACACCCCTTCATCGTGATCCCCGACTGTGTATCCGAGATGTGCACATCACAGGTTCTCGTGACGGAGTTCCTGGACGGCCAGTCGTTCCCTGTCATGCAGACACTCCCCGAGGATGAGCGCAACCGGATCGGTGAGCTGATTTTCCGGTTTTATATCGGATCGCTGTTCCAGGACAATGACTTCTGTGGCGACCCGCACCCGGGGAACATCCTGCGGTCGGCCGACGGCACCATCGGATTCGTGGACTTCGGTCTGTACAACCGGATGAACCCCGAACACGTTGACTTCGAACGGCACATCATGCGCGCCGCCACCGAAGGCCGCGCCGAGGACATGTATGAAGCGATGGTGTCGCGCGGGATCATCGACCCGCATGCAGACGTCAGCCCACAGGACTGTCTGGAGTACTGCCACGCGGCTTCGGGATGGAACCTCGTCGACGAGGAGATGACCATTACCCCAGAAATTGCTTCCAGCGCAATGATTCTCGCGGTCGACCCGCGTTCCAGCGAGTTCTCCGGCATGCGCCGCCAAAACCTGCCTCCCGAGCACATCTTCTCTCGCCGTGCGGATTTCTACACCTTCGGCGTACTCGGACAGCTCAATGTCACCGGCAACTGGCATCGCATCGCCCGCGAGTGGATCTACGGCGAGCCACCCGTCACGGAGATCGGTACCGCCATCGCCAAGTGGCGCGCCGCGCGCTAG
- a CDS encoding FkbM family methyltransferase — protein sequence MTRRVTAFGEIRDAVVGQGLRTLARTTPWVETELVGIAQVVKPGDVCLDVGAAAGFYTAELARLVGADGLVYSLEPLRFAHATSSAALGLRSAQNVRRHAVALGTNPGEQVMSVPLRNGKPITGRSFVDAGADGLGSNAEFDEHIRVVVDTETFDGFCDRLSIKRIDFVKIDVEGAELDVLVSGEKTLERTRPAMMLEVEDRHMERFGRTAEDIVAWFTARDYRMSVWSADSWRPVDKVTETFRNYLFQPR from the coding sequence ATGACGCGGCGCGTGACGGCCTTCGGCGAGATTCGTGACGCCGTGGTGGGGCAGGGCCTGCGCACACTCGCCCGCACCACCCCCTGGGTGGAAACCGAGCTGGTGGGTATCGCACAGGTGGTCAAGCCCGGGGATGTGTGTCTGGACGTGGGTGCGGCTGCCGGTTTCTACACGGCGGAGCTGGCGCGCCTGGTGGGTGCCGATGGTCTGGTGTACAGCCTGGAGCCGCTGCGGTTCGCCCATGCCACCTCGTCGGCGGCCCTGGGTCTACGCAGTGCGCAGAACGTGCGCCGGCATGCCGTGGCGCTGGGGACCAATCCAGGTGAACAGGTCATGAGCGTTCCGCTGCGCAACGGCAAGCCCATTACCGGCCGGTCCTTCGTCGATGCCGGGGCCGACGGGCTGGGCTCAAACGCCGAGTTCGATGAGCACATCCGAGTGGTTGTCGACACCGAGACGTTCGACGGGTTCTGTGACCGGCTGAGCATCAAGCGGATCGATTTCGTGAAGATCGATGTCGAGGGCGCCGAACTTGACGTTCTGGTCAGCGGCGAGAAGACCCTTGAGCGCACCCGACCGGCGATGATGCTGGAGGTCGAGGATCGCCACATGGAGCGGTTCGGGCGCACCGCCGAGGACATTGTCGCGTGGTTCACGGCGCGGGATTACCGGATGTCGGTGTGGAGCGCCGACTCTTGGCGGCCGGTGGACAAGGTCACCGAGACCTTCCGGAATTACCTGTTCCAGCCCCGCTGA
- a CDS encoding DUF1942 domain-containing protein, with translation MRLRPALQLLAVLAAIAMAWAPTATAQPERVAPIGHIGETLHFDYGTIGADVTVHNIEPTGVPAGMAPPRGIIWKAYVTIRPTKVPNAYALLMALKLGGISPETGDAYEPQRTDEPDDLNYALRNAPQGSTVSGAVYWDVYRGPVRHIVLRSSQTQVHLAQWDL, from the coding sequence GTGCGTCTACGCCCCGCCCTCCAGCTCCTCGCCGTTCTCGCCGCCATAGCCATGGCCTGGGCGCCAACCGCGACTGCGCAACCCGAGCGCGTGGCGCCCATCGGGCACATCGGCGAGACACTGCATTTCGATTACGGCACCATCGGCGCCGATGTCACCGTGCACAACATCGAACCCACCGGGGTTCCTGCCGGAATGGCTCCCCCGCGCGGCATCATCTGGAAGGCGTACGTCACCATCCGTCCGACCAAGGTGCCCAACGCGTACGCGTTGCTGATGGCACTCAAGCTCGGCGGCATCTCACCGGAGACGGGCGATGCCTACGAGCCGCAACGCACCGATGAGCCTGACGATCTGAACTACGCGCTGCGCAACGCCCCGCAGGGTTCGACCGTGAGCGGAGCGGTGTACTGGGATGTTTATCGCGGACCGGTACGCCACATCGTGCTGCGGTCGTCTCAAACCCAGGTTCACCTGGCCCAGTGGGACCTCTGA
- a CDS encoding pyrimidine reductase family protein yields MADSDGEQVIRGPAGIQLTQLTTGAPADPSELADLYDYPDGNALCVRANMIGSLDGAATMTGLSGGLGGDGDRAVFAAMRANADVILVGAGTVRAERYHGAHLPVGLRQRRQARGQGEVPVIAVVTGSGTVDPSTPLFTESEIAPIVVTTASGAANVASRVSGAQVLVAEHAGKVDLRAALAELHRRGLSRVLCEGGPSLLGTLLAAELVDELCLTVAPTTVGGGGARIVSSPTEVLTSWRRVLLLADADGYLFTRHVRA; encoded by the coding sequence GTGGCCGACAGTGACGGTGAACAGGTGATTCGGGGCCCGGCTGGGATACAGCTCACACAGCTGACCACCGGTGCGCCCGCGGATCCCAGCGAGCTGGCAGACCTGTACGACTACCCCGACGGCAATGCACTTTGCGTGCGCGCCAACATGATTGGCAGCCTGGACGGCGCGGCGACGATGACCGGATTGTCCGGCGGACTGGGCGGCGACGGCGATCGCGCGGTGTTCGCGGCCATGCGCGCCAACGCCGATGTGATTCTCGTCGGGGCGGGCACCGTGCGGGCCGAGCGGTATCACGGCGCGCATCTGCCGGTCGGCCTGCGCCAGCGCCGCCAGGCCCGCGGGCAGGGGGAGGTTCCGGTGATTGCCGTGGTCACGGGTTCGGGAACGGTGGACCCAAGCACTCCCCTGTTCACCGAGTCGGAGATCGCGCCCATCGTGGTGACCACAGCGTCCGGAGCAGCGAACGTCGCCTCCCGCGTGTCCGGTGCGCAGGTCCTCGTTGCCGAGCATGCCGGGAAGGTCGACCTGCGCGCCGCGTTGGCGGAGCTGCACCGTCGCGGTCTGTCCCGGGTGCTGTGTGAGGGCGGTCCATCACTGCTCGGCACCCTGCTCGCGGCCGAGCTCGTCGACGAGCTGTGCCTGACGGTGGCGCCCACCACGGTCGGTGGCGGTGGGGCCCGGATCGTGTCCAGCCCCACCGAGGTACTCACGTCGTGGCGGCGGGTGTTGCTGCTCGCAGATGCGGACGGCTACCTCTTCACGCGGCACGTCCGGGCTTGA
- a CDS encoding TetR/AcrR family transcriptional regulator — protein MESVSTAIASKVGPVAARRGDRRKVAREELLDAAFRAIDANGSTVSMDDIAREAGVAKPKLYRYFEDKADLHSAVLERVQDMVWNAAMDRINLMTDSARELVEHGANEYARMISDHPNVLRFIVHGHFVNSSDGTERLVETAQQMTHDIAEILSNAIDDETVDIDDADLAVTSAAGAIGTATEWFLGPNQQRAEPMPIERFVEYLTTVLSGLAASIAEFNGLTLDPDQPLHLAFTSTRGGTA, from the coding sequence GTGGAGAGTGTGAGTACAGCCATCGCGTCGAAAGTCGGCCCCGTCGCCGCCCGGCGTGGCGACCGCCGCAAGGTTGCCCGAGAAGAGTTGTTAGACGCCGCGTTTCGTGCCATCGACGCGAACGGCTCCACCGTCAGCATGGACGACATCGCCCGAGAGGCAGGAGTCGCCAAACCCAAGCTGTACCGGTATTTCGAAGACAAGGCCGACCTGCACAGTGCCGTATTGGAACGCGTGCAGGACATGGTGTGGAACGCGGCCATGGATCGGATCAATCTGATGACCGACTCGGCTCGCGAGTTGGTTGAGCACGGCGCCAACGAGTACGCCCGCATGATTTCTGATCACCCGAATGTGTTGCGCTTCATCGTGCACGGTCATTTCGTCAATTCCAGTGACGGCACCGAGCGTCTGGTGGAGACCGCGCAGCAGATGACGCACGACATCGCGGAGATACTGTCGAATGCGATCGATGACGAGACGGTGGACATCGACGACGCCGACCTGGCGGTCACCTCTGCCGCGGGCGCCATCGGCACCGCCACCGAATGGTTCCTGGGCCCCAATCAGCAACGTGCCGAACCAATGCCCATCGAGAGGTTCGTCGAGTACCTGACCACGGTGCTATCCGGACTGGCCGCGTCGATCGCCGAGTTCAACGGGCTGACGCTTGATCCGGACCAGCCGCTACACCTGGCGTTCACCAGCACACGCGGCGGCACCGCATGA